The Zerene cesonia ecotype Mississippi chromosome 2, Zerene_cesonia_1.1, whole genome shotgun sequence region ttattgattaactaacccgcggcgtcactcacTTACCCGTACCCGTACCcgagtaaaaagtagcctgtATGCTATagccagactataatctatctctgttccgatttcatacaaatacgattaactgttttcgcgtgaaagagttattaacttccatacatccatccatacttaaaaaactttcgcgtttataatattagtaaaaagatatattaGAACCAACATTTGTCTACATATTTGGTTTTTTGGCAAATTTTAGTGCATAACTTTACCCTTCTTataagtgtttttaaaaatcgCATCTATTCAGACCATTGTTTCTAGGTTAGGTGGAAATAGAAATGATTCTGAATTGAGCTTGCAATGCAACCACACAAGATCTAGGTCTAAATTATTGACCTAGATCTTGACACTAGTGCCTAAAAGTTCTAAATTTTGGCTCGCTTATATCCCTCATCTGTACATATAtaggtttgtatgtaatagATTCCTTTAGGCTTTTGAACCATTGTAAACGGAtagattcaattaaaatttttacattaaggGACACTACATCTTAGCAAGGACGCGTGGGTGAACTGAAGCTTCACCCTGGTAATTAATTACACAACAATAACTTCATgagtttattgtattatcctAATAAGGAtgtaaacacaaacaaataaaaaagacgtACGTGTTCTTTtagtttaagtatatttttaaggttCCACTTATTAgttaagatattaattttttaaatttaactacgACTATGattacgatttattttaatctatccCAAAATtgagtgtgtttatttgttgaacGGATCCCcggaactactggactgaaTTCAAAAATGCTTTCAGCATTGGATTGTGTGATCCCCAAGTGCGTTGGCTATATATATGCCACGGACGAAGACGGGTTGCATCGTAGGGTATATAAAATCACGATACGACAATTAGGATTGGAGAAGTGAAATATATTGCAAAAGCtggaaaaatattcttattcgAGTGCTTCCGTCGCTTGCACTATGATAGTAAATTAATGCGCATAACACCGCGGGGCAAAACTAGTTTCTAATATAATTGAGAGTGACGTACAAGccaacatatacatacaagCAGTACATAGGAACTTTCTTTAAATAGCTCTGCTGATTGCTTTCTATTTTTGACTAATACATAAGGCCATGTTCAGTGAATCATGAATGTCACGTGATAAAGTTAACAGGAGCGTAGTGGTGCGACGTTTCAGTCTATATCTAATAATACGAATTGAAGAAAATTCtcaaaactactggactgatttcaaaaattctttcaccattgtttatattatgtgatcCCTGAGTACTAGTCTATATAATGTAGTTACGGACGAATTCCAACAAgtacccgtggccccttcaacAATGCGGCCCGACGGAACATAGAGGGGGTTTAATCGGTAGAAATCCGACACAACCTACGGCCACTTCTACGAGGGCCCGTGGGCATCTATGAAAGAtatccccactataaaaaataatgtctataTATGTGCCACTGTTGAAATTTGGATGGATAAAAGGCTGCTTATGTATAGATTGTTTAGTGATTTATTTGTAGTTGTTTTATGTAAGCTATAGGGGAATATGCTCCAGTTTTTATTGCTATCAGGAACTAAGCTGTATGAGGACAAGTCAAGGTATTGGGGCAATACAGAACACCCTTAGAATCAGTTGGAAATAAAGTTAGGGAGGTATGAGAAAGGCATCTTTACATAATCTTAAAGACACAAGACAATGAGGCTGTTTATTGGctgataacaattatttatttatattgagttacatttattttttgtgtgcaTACTGGAAACCTCTATATTCTAATCCCTACCAGGAAATTTACTGTGTAATTTAGAAACagtaatactaatatttgtCTAAAATTCATAtgttacattacatatttcaataaaggCAATTAATAAGatcaattaatataagcaTTTTCATCTTATACAAATTAGTAGcaatagttaataattatatgagttACTTGTGATCAATAATGataaacagtttatttacacataattTGTTAGTAATTCAGTGTGAATTGCAAAATGAGTGCTTGTCATGCACATTATTATGATTACATATGATTCTATCACAAaagttcataaaatatcataagtaTCTTTCATACAACATACTTCATTTAATCTGTAGGAGGGTGCTGTCACAAAACATATTGATTTTCCTAGTTTGTGAGTTGAAGACTTCACAAGTATAAAATGTAGATTTTTGTAGACAAAAaggtattgtttataattaaattactaatacataaaagagggttcatattatgtttatatattattatattatggagCTATTCAGCCCTTCTCACCTCTGACACCGATTTAAGTAAGTTAACAAGGCAGACATCCTGGCGGTCAACTGGAGCTACCAGTTCCTTCCCACCTCCATCCAGGTTCCACTCCATTAGGTCCAACTGCTCGTTGGTTTGTTTcatctgtttatttaaagagtttttacatttcataatCATTGTCATCATTAATATTGGTTTCAGGTAAATCAGAAATACTagtgaaaattataaacagaaataaaaaaaatatataaaacatatttaaaggaaatgaaaaaagaaatgtccATCCATTATAACCATACAGGAAGCAAATGAATTTCAAGGAAGTAGTATCGATCTGGCGGGTGTATGCAAATCTTATCAATGATTAAGCATAGTTAGAATTGATAAAATCGAACATCGGgaaaatacaatagaaaaCGTAAACAAAATAGATTGAACGACGAATTCTTGTGGTGTTTATATTTCCATACAGTTCGCTTTGTGACCATACACAGTAGCTAACTGTattgtaatttacattaaacaagACTTACTCATCCTGAACATACAAACTTAGTGCGGCACACCcgttatgcaaataaaaacgtaattaaaatgtatgttttccTCCATACCAAATTCGTATAACAATAATGCATGCTCAAGTTCAAAGCTACAAGGGGAATTAGAGCGAGTGAAGTAGtatttcacaaattatttatatagggAAGCGGCGCATTGACCTAAATAAAACCATAGCAATTAAACAAAGATTTAACGGTGTATCACCAGTGAACTCACCGAATCATCTAATTCCTCAATTGCGATCTCTTTTTCTGTCATTTTCAcaggtaattttaaaattttaagttataattcACTAGAATTGAAGGAAAGGTAAAACCGCAAAACGACCATTTTCcttgaacaaaaaattaagagtAAAAATATTGGATGTCAAAACTCAGATGTCAGACCATTTGACAGATACAAGGAGACAACAGACGGGTAGCATAGATAACACACTTATATAGACGGATAGTATTTTAAGAGAAAAGCGAACTGTCGCAAATTTTGTTGGAGCACAGTTCAAATTTGGAAtctaaataagatttaaaacgTCAACCACTACACAATGATAATAGGCTAGtaatcttatcttatacctttaaacgagcaattcttgtatatatatatatatatatatatatatatatatatatatatatatatatatataattggaatctcggaatcggctccaacgattttcatgaaatttagtatatagggggtttcgggggcgataaatcgatctagctaggaatttttttagaaaatgtcatattcgtgtttttttttttcctgacatctattggtgaataataatactattttgcttcgtagatagctggacaactgaaataacacataggcactttttataccgatattcctacgggatacggacttacgcgatttcaaccgcgggtcacagctagtacttAGTAATACGTGCTATGACATTGACCACTtctacattaaaaacatacatattattattcgctATATAGTTGAGAGCAAAGATTACAATTTTCGTAAGTTTCttaaaactcattaaaatGTAGAAGTATATAGGTAGGATTTAGAGTTAAAATTTTCGGTCCGGATCTGTAAGTATTAGTAAGCACAAGTATGAACTGAAATGAACCACACTAATGAAGTTATTTAGTTGTAGtaagtagtaaataatttagaagCAAAATTTTGCGGTCATATCTCAACTCTTCTAATGCATATCAATGGAGGTTTAaggttacaaataaaatgtcaagtataattatatacatttatttgtctttataaacatacataatatagacaTTCACAGGATAGTagtgaaagtttttaatgtttatatttcgaACGATTGCTTTACTATAATCAGAGATCATCTTATGTTGTCGCTTGAAATACGAAActatgaaacaatatttcaaagaacAGACTATTCCATCTATATTTTTCAAGTCCGTaacactaaattaaaaaacgctATCTTTAACGCCATTGcacatattaaaactattttccatattttttaacatcaaaCATTTATAGTGGCAACACTAAACTCTAAagcatttgtaatttatttcattaaaattaaaaatcagcATCTAAACATAACTTTGTACAACGCTTCCCTTACACCCATCGATATAGTATAAGTAAAAACACTGCAAGGGCCAGTTTCACAACTCGCTGATAGTCACAGGTAGCATATTAACACTTGATGTCCgctttcatatattatttgtcattAATCTGACAATTAAGCTCAACTACACCGAACTTGTGGAACTGGCCATAACGCATGCTTTTGAAAcaaccataaaataaatatttacatttaaacagTTACTGAATAAATCATAGCAAACTATACCTTAACAACTTTAAGGCTTAGCGGTGGTTACTTAATACTATATCAATGTTTACATCGTATACTTCAAGTTCAAATTGACATTGGATCTATTGCGTTTACAGAAAactgcaattaaaaaaaaaactacttaaaaaatatatacacggTGCAAATTACTTTTTACACGGTACGtgatttgcatattttaaaaaatttcaatcaattttGAAACTCCATAGTTCCGACTATACTAAACTAAAACGCACTAAttcatataagaaaattacatgtaaattcgtaaacattacaaactgTGG contains the following coding sequences:
- the LOC119834179 gene encoding uncharacterized protein LOC119834179; the protein is MTEKEIAIEELDDSMKQTNEQLDLMEWNLDGGGKELVAPVDRQDVCLVNLLKSVSEVRSDYQQLRRELIEVQALQRELSTRLRTQLRLVHGKFARLRQRIAAASPPR